One genomic region from Artemia franciscana chromosome 17, ASM3288406v1, whole genome shotgun sequence encodes:
- the LOC136038064 gene encoding protein asteroid homolog 1-like: MVIRGLFSYIEKQGDKFLKDHELTSTTVIVDVNNVAVTIHNSSYDMDPAFGGNYDKLFAEYCDFNSLLKQCNITPIMVLNGALGVDNRNRNKKMKNRHDRLRKSTKCFPGNQYQNEVFPLFGVEVFINACKMFNFKVIQNDFEADEETALFAKSLHYPVLSNDSDYLIFGVKQIPLKSLNLGKGMMARYNEKGKHSSSLKCKIFLADKFVDYLSLPSTHLPYLGVLLGNGLIDFKSLTNPHDTQKNFNIQSRIDVAASWLRQHKIDDVHVKILSLVEEEKKEDLKKLLAYYGKTEGKPTALEYFFKGSGKEIIINSKGNRALPQWFMTASREAMFPPWILRIVCAQEFFYFAQVEELKEPYSVLPAMDIVKGLSAVLLSHDYRNISLESTNVKVAHLAVQFRSGATIEERNIPFYEGQCVTIPNLEDIPLLPSGTKERFFNQVMKLNDFQSRTIKQFPKDIQMFIGSMIFWNNETNPSSHQVDALIMMLVVQRSVGKYGHRQNQASDSFSGIEGDPNNTIKNLWNRLDKSDCDLAIKILEDRGCTQKSIAKPKYKVSRYDNAAKSSNACKYYKRTVHKYAEFQMILYFVTYMNRLLGCPYPETNSVLCFNGFFLHNLASYIFSNSNWIETFSTCKSVYRLLKQVVLTFSSLTKGQCKQDNSNETLRNLDDMLMRLKV, encoded by the exons ATGGTTATTCGAGGACTGTTTTCTTACATTGAAAAACAAGGAGATAAATTTCTTAAGGACCATGAATTAACATCAACTACAGTAATTGTTGATGTAAACAATGTAGCTGTTACTATTCATAATTCTAGCTATGACATGGATCCTGCTTTTGGAGGCAACTATGACAAACTATTTGCCGAGTATTGCGATTTTAACTCATTACTCAAGCAATGCAATATAACACCGATCATGGTTCTAAACGGAGCACTTGGCGTGGATAAtagaaatagaaacaaaaaaatgaaaaatcgtCATGACAGATTGCGCAAGTCTACAAAATGCTTTCCGGGGAACCAATACCAGAATGAAGTGTTTCCACTCTTTGGCGTAGAGGTATTTATCAATGCTtgcaaaatgtttaatttcaaaGTTATTCAAAATGACTTTGAAGCTGACGAAGAGACTGCTTTGTTTGCAAAAAGCTTGCATTACCCCGTGTTAAGTAACGACTCAGATTATTTGATCTTTGGCGTCAAACAAATACCTTTAAAGTCTCTGAACCTAGGTAAAGGTATGATGGCTAGATATAACGAAAAAGGAAAACACTCATCTTCGTTgaaatgcaaaatttttctGGCTGATAAATTTGTAGATTATTTATCTTTACCAAGTACACATTTACCATATCTGGGAGTTTTACTTGGAAATGGTTTGATTGATTTTAAATCTTTGACAAACCCTCATGACACtcagaaaaattttaatatccAATCCAGGATAGATGTTGCTGCATCCTGGTTAAGACAGCACAAGATTGACGATGTTCATGTAAAG ATATTATCTCTTGTcgaggaagaaaaaaaggaagacttaAAGAAGCTTCTGGCGTATTACGGCAAAACTGAAGGAAAACCAACTGCTCTTGAATATTTCTTTAAAGGAAGTGGAAAGGAAATCATCATTAATTCGAAAGGAAACAGAGCTTTGCCTCAGTGGTTCATGACGGCTTCGCGGGAAGCTATGTTCCCTCCGTGGATTTTGAGAATTGTTTGCgctcaagaatttttttatttcgccCAGGTAGAAGAATTAAAAGAGCCCTACAGCGTATTGCCAGCAATGGATATTGTTAAAGGTCTGTCAGCGGTGCTTTTAAGTCATGACTATAGAAACATTTCTTTGGAGTCAACAAATGTGAAAGTTGCTCACCTAGCTGTACAGTTTAGATCTGGAGCGACAATTGAAGAACGTAATATTCCTTTTTATGAAGGCCAATGCGTAACGATACCAAACTTAGAAGACATACCTTTGCTACCTTCGGGGACCAAGGAAcgttttttcaaccaagtaatgAAACTCAATGATTTCCAATCTAGAACCATCAAACAATTTCCTAAGGACATTCAAATGTTTATTGGCTCAATGATCTTTTGGAATAATGAAACTAATCCAAGTTCACATCAAGTGGATGCATTGATTATGATGCTTGTTGTCCAGCGATCGGTAGGAAAGTATGGTCATAGACAGAATCAGGCGTCTGACTCTTTTTCTGGAATTGAGGGTGAtccaaataatactataaaaaatCTCTGGAACAGATTGGATAAATCGGATTGTGATTTAGCGATCAAAATCTTAGAAGATCGCGGATGTACTCAGAAAAGCATTGCAAAACCAAAATATAAAGTCAGTAGATACGACAATGCAGCGAAAAGCTCGAATGCGTGTAAATACTACAAAAGAACCGTTCATAAATATGCAGAATTCCAAATGATCCTGTACTTTGTAACTTACATGAATCGGCTACTCGGTTGTCCATATCCAGAAACCAACTCAGTTTTATGCTTCAATGGATTCTTTTTGCACAACTTGGCTTCATATATTTTCTCCAACTCTAACTGGATTGAAACTTTTAGCACTTGTAAATCTGTTTATAGGCTCTTGAAGCAAGTTGTTTTAACGTTTTCTTCATTGACTAAAGGTCAGTGCAAGCAAGATAATTCGAATGAAACATTGAGAAATCTTGATGATATGCTAATGAGATTGAAAGTATAA